One region of Maylandia zebra isolate NMK-2024a linkage group LG10, Mzebra_GT3a, whole genome shotgun sequence genomic DNA includes:
- the trim3b gene encoding tripartite motif-containing protein 3b isoform X1, with protein MAKREAGSTSPVVRQIDKQFLVCSICLDHYRNPKVLPCLHTFCESCLQTYIPPESLTLSCPVCRQTSILPEKGVCALQNNFFITNLMEVLQRDPECSRPEACSVLESVSAAAAGKPLCCPNHEGKVMEFYCESCETAMCLECTEGEHREHMTVPLRDVVEQHKAALKTQLDAIHSRLPQLTAAIELVSEISRQLSERKNEAVAEITSTFEELEQALHQRKTALITDLENICSTKQKVLQAQLSALLQGKEHIQSSCSFTEQALSHGSATEVLLVQKQMSERVNALARHDFPEKPHQNAHLDCQVETEGLRRSIQNLGVLLTTAAVAHTSVATGEGLRHAATGQHQTITVTTKDKDGELVRTGNAVLKAEITSADGSRAAETEITDNKNGTYEVGYTLRSEGEYSFSLLLYGQPVRGSPFRLRAVKPSDVPQSPDDVKRRVKSPSGTAGHIRQKAVRRPSSMYSTTKKKENPIEDELIYRVGSRGREKGEFTNLQGISASSNGRVVVADSNNQCIQVFSNDGQFKMRFGVRGRSPGQLQRPTGVTVDMNGDIVVADYDNRWVSIFSPDGKFKNKIGAGRLMGPKGVAVDKNGHIITVDNKACCVFIFQSNGKLVTKFGGRGTSDRQFAEKLGPNINKSGSVFSPHFVAVNNKNEIIVTDFHNHSVKVYSADGEFLFKFGSHGEGNGQFNAPTGVAVDANGNIIVADWGNSRIQVFDSTGSFLSYINTSADPLYGPQGLALTSDGHVAVADSGNHCFKVYRYLQ; from the exons ATGGCCAAGCGCGAGGCTGGAAGTACCAGCCCTGTGGTGCGTCAGATAGACAAGCAGTTTCTGGTCTGCAGCATCTGCCTGGATCATTACCGCAACCCCAAGGTCTTGCCCTGCCTGCACACCTTCTGTGAAAG CTGTCTCCAGACCTACATTCCCCCTGAGTCTCTGACACTCTCATGCCCAGTGTGCCGGCAGACATCTATCCTGCCAGAGAAAGGAGTTTGTGCCCTGCAGAACAACTTCTTCATCACTAATCTTATGGAG GTCCTTCAACGAGACCCAGAGTGCTCGCGGCCAGAGGCCTGCAGTGTGTTGGAATCAGtcagtgctgcagctgcagggaAGCCGCTCTGCTGCCCAAACCACGAAGGAAAG GTGATGGAGTTCTACTGCGAGTCATGTGAGACAGCCATGTGTTTGGAGTGCACAGAGGGCGAGCACAGGGAGCACATGACTGTTCCTCTgcgggatgtggtggaacagcaCAAGGCTGCGCTGAAGACACAGCTGGATGCCATACACAGCAG GCTACCTCAGTTAACAGCAGCCATTGAGCTGGTGAGTGAGATCTCTCGACAGCTGAGTGAAAGGAAGAATGAGGCAGTAGCGGAAATTACAAGTACATTTGAAGAGCTGGAACAGGCGCTGCATCAGCGCAAGACGGCCCTCATCACAGACTTGGAGAATATCTGCAGTACCAAGCAGAAA GTCCTGCAGGCCCAGCTTTCAGCTCTCCTCCAGGGGAAGGAACATATTCAGAGCAGTTGCAGTTTTACAGAGCAAGCTCTCAGCCATGGTAGTGCTACTGAG GTGCTGCTGGTTCAGAAGCAAATGAGTGAGCGAGTAAACGCGCTGGCCAGACATGACTTCCCAGAGAAACCTCATCAGAATGCACACCTGGACTGCCAG GTGGAGACCGAGGGCCTGCGGCGCTCCATCCAGAACCTGGGTGTTCTCCTCACCACAGCAGCTGTGGCTCACACTTCCGTGGCCACAGGAGAGGGCCTCCGCCATGCAGCAACTGGGCAACACCAAACTATTACTGTGACAACAAAAGACAAA GATGGGGAGCTGGTGCGGACAGGAAACGCAGTTTTAAAAGCAGAGATAACGTCCGCTGATGGGAGCCGGGCTGCAGAGACGGAGATAACGGACAATAAGAATGGAACATACGAGGTGGGCTACACGTTACGCTCTGAGGGAGAGTACTCGTTTTCTTTGCTGCTGTACGGACAGCCGGTACGTGGCAGCCCTTTCCGACTGCGAGCAGTTAAGCCGTCAGATGTTCCGCAATCTCCAGACGATGTGAAGCGGAGGGTGAAGTCCCCCAGTGGCACGGCTGGCCACATACGGCAGAAGGCAGTGCGACGGCCTTCCAGTATGTACAGCACGACTAAGAAAAAGGAGAACCCCATTGAAGATGAGCTCATCTACAGAGTGG gttCTCGGGGTAGAGAGAAAGGCGAGTTCACAAATCTCCAGGGGATCTCAGCCTCTAGTAATGGCAGAGTGGTGGTGGCTGACAGCAACAACCAGTGCATACAG GTTTTCTCCAATGATGGCCAATTCAAGATGCGCTTTGGGGTCAGAGGTCGGTCTCCAGGGCAGCTGCAAAGACCAACGGGTGTCACTGTTGACATGAACGGTGACATTGTGGTGGCCGACTATGACAATCGGTGGGTCAGCATCTTCTCTCCTGATGGGAAGTTTAAG AATAAGATCGGTGCAGGACGGCTCATGGGTCCCAAGGGTGTGGCTGTGGATAAGAACGGACACATCATCACTGTGGACAACAAGGCTTGCTGCGTCTTCATCTTTCAATCCAATGGGAAACTTGTGACCAAGTTTGGAGGCAGAGGGACTTCTGACAGACAGTTTGCAG AAAAACTTGgcccaaacataaataaatctggCTCAGTTTTCA GCCCGCATTTTGTTGCCGTGAACAACAAGAATGAAATTATCGTGACCGATTTTCACAATCACTCTGTGAAG GTGTACAGCGCTGATGGGGAGTTCCTGTTCAAGTTCGGCTCTCATGGCGAAGGGAACGGCCAATTCAACGCTCCCACTGGCGTGGCTGTGGATGCCAATGGAAACATCATTGTAGCTGACTGGGGTAACAGCAGAATACAG GTGTTTGACAGCACAGGGTCCTTCTTATCCTACATTAACACTTCGGCAGACCCGCTGTACGGCCCCCAGGGCCTAGCGCTCACCTCAGATGGACACGTGGCTGTTGCAGACTCTGGCAATCATTGCTTTAAAGTTTACAGATATCTGCAGTAG
- the trim3b gene encoding tripartite motif-containing protein 3b isoform X2, translating to MAKREAGSTSPVVRQIDKQFLVCSICLDHYRNPKVLPCLHTFCESCLQTYIPPESLTLSCPVCRQTSILPEKGVCALQNNFFITNLMEVLQRDPECSRPEACSVLESVSAAAAGKPLCCPNHEGKVMEFYCESCETAMCLECTEGEHREHMTVPLRDVVEQHKAALKTQLDAIHSRLPQLTAAIELVSEISRQLSERKNEAVAEITSTFEELEQALHQRKTALITDLENICSTKQKVLQAQLSALLQGKEHIQSSCSFTEQALSHGSATEVLLVQKQMSERVNALARHDFPEKPHQNAHLDCQVETEGLRRSIQNLGVLLTTAAVAHTSVATGEGLRHAATGQHQTITVTTKDKDGELVRTGNAVLKAEITSADGSRAAETEITDNKNGTYEVGYTLRSEGEYSFSLLLYGQPVRGSPFRLRAVKPSDVPQSPDDVKRRVKSPSGTAGHIRQKAVRRPSSMYSTTKKKENPIEDELIYRVGSRGREKGEFTNLQGISASSNGRVVVADSNNQCIQVFSNDGQFKMRFGVRGRSPGQLQRPTGVTVDMNGDIVVADYDNRWVSIFSPDGKFKNKIGAGRLMGPKGVAVDKNGHIITVDNKACCVFIFQSNGKLVTKFGGRGTSDRQFAGPHFVAVNNKNEIIVTDFHNHSVKVYSADGEFLFKFGSHGEGNGQFNAPTGVAVDANGNIIVADWGNSRIQVFDSTGSFLSYINTSADPLYGPQGLALTSDGHVAVADSGNHCFKVYRYLQ from the exons ATGGCCAAGCGCGAGGCTGGAAGTACCAGCCCTGTGGTGCGTCAGATAGACAAGCAGTTTCTGGTCTGCAGCATCTGCCTGGATCATTACCGCAACCCCAAGGTCTTGCCCTGCCTGCACACCTTCTGTGAAAG CTGTCTCCAGACCTACATTCCCCCTGAGTCTCTGACACTCTCATGCCCAGTGTGCCGGCAGACATCTATCCTGCCAGAGAAAGGAGTTTGTGCCCTGCAGAACAACTTCTTCATCACTAATCTTATGGAG GTCCTTCAACGAGACCCAGAGTGCTCGCGGCCAGAGGCCTGCAGTGTGTTGGAATCAGtcagtgctgcagctgcagggaAGCCGCTCTGCTGCCCAAACCACGAAGGAAAG GTGATGGAGTTCTACTGCGAGTCATGTGAGACAGCCATGTGTTTGGAGTGCACAGAGGGCGAGCACAGGGAGCACATGACTGTTCCTCTgcgggatgtggtggaacagcaCAAGGCTGCGCTGAAGACACAGCTGGATGCCATACACAGCAG GCTACCTCAGTTAACAGCAGCCATTGAGCTGGTGAGTGAGATCTCTCGACAGCTGAGTGAAAGGAAGAATGAGGCAGTAGCGGAAATTACAAGTACATTTGAAGAGCTGGAACAGGCGCTGCATCAGCGCAAGACGGCCCTCATCACAGACTTGGAGAATATCTGCAGTACCAAGCAGAAA GTCCTGCAGGCCCAGCTTTCAGCTCTCCTCCAGGGGAAGGAACATATTCAGAGCAGTTGCAGTTTTACAGAGCAAGCTCTCAGCCATGGTAGTGCTACTGAG GTGCTGCTGGTTCAGAAGCAAATGAGTGAGCGAGTAAACGCGCTGGCCAGACATGACTTCCCAGAGAAACCTCATCAGAATGCACACCTGGACTGCCAG GTGGAGACCGAGGGCCTGCGGCGCTCCATCCAGAACCTGGGTGTTCTCCTCACCACAGCAGCTGTGGCTCACACTTCCGTGGCCACAGGAGAGGGCCTCCGCCATGCAGCAACTGGGCAACACCAAACTATTACTGTGACAACAAAAGACAAA GATGGGGAGCTGGTGCGGACAGGAAACGCAGTTTTAAAAGCAGAGATAACGTCCGCTGATGGGAGCCGGGCTGCAGAGACGGAGATAACGGACAATAAGAATGGAACATACGAGGTGGGCTACACGTTACGCTCTGAGGGAGAGTACTCGTTTTCTTTGCTGCTGTACGGACAGCCGGTACGTGGCAGCCCTTTCCGACTGCGAGCAGTTAAGCCGTCAGATGTTCCGCAATCTCCAGACGATGTGAAGCGGAGGGTGAAGTCCCCCAGTGGCACGGCTGGCCACATACGGCAGAAGGCAGTGCGACGGCCTTCCAGTATGTACAGCACGACTAAGAAAAAGGAGAACCCCATTGAAGATGAGCTCATCTACAGAGTGG gttCTCGGGGTAGAGAGAAAGGCGAGTTCACAAATCTCCAGGGGATCTCAGCCTCTAGTAATGGCAGAGTGGTGGTGGCTGACAGCAACAACCAGTGCATACAG GTTTTCTCCAATGATGGCCAATTCAAGATGCGCTTTGGGGTCAGAGGTCGGTCTCCAGGGCAGCTGCAAAGACCAACGGGTGTCACTGTTGACATGAACGGTGACATTGTGGTGGCCGACTATGACAATCGGTGGGTCAGCATCTTCTCTCCTGATGGGAAGTTTAAG AATAAGATCGGTGCAGGACGGCTCATGGGTCCCAAGGGTGTGGCTGTGGATAAGAACGGACACATCATCACTGTGGACAACAAGGCTTGCTGCGTCTTCATCTTTCAATCCAATGGGAAACTTGTGACCAAGTTTGGAGGCAGAGGGACTTCTGACAGACAGTTTGCAG GCCCGCATTTTGTTGCCGTGAACAACAAGAATGAAATTATCGTGACCGATTTTCACAATCACTCTGTGAAG GTGTACAGCGCTGATGGGGAGTTCCTGTTCAAGTTCGGCTCTCATGGCGAAGGGAACGGCCAATTCAACGCTCCCACTGGCGTGGCTGTGGATGCCAATGGAAACATCATTGTAGCTGACTGGGGTAACAGCAGAATACAG GTGTTTGACAGCACAGGGTCCTTCTTATCCTACATTAACACTTCGGCAGACCCGCTGTACGGCCCCCAGGGCCTAGCGCTCACCTCAGATGGACACGTGGCTGTTGCAGACTCTGGCAATCATTGCTTTAAAGTTTACAGATATCTGCAGTAG
- the trim3b gene encoding tripartite motif-containing protein 3b isoform X3 produces MEVLQRDPECSRPEACSVLESVSAAAAGKPLCCPNHEGKVMEFYCESCETAMCLECTEGEHREHMTVPLRDVVEQHKAALKTQLDAIHSRLPQLTAAIELVSEISRQLSERKNEAVAEITSTFEELEQALHQRKTALITDLENICSTKQKVLQAQLSALLQGKEHIQSSCSFTEQALSHGSATEVLLVQKQMSERVNALARHDFPEKPHQNAHLDCQVETEGLRRSIQNLGVLLTTAAVAHTSVATGEGLRHAATGQHQTITVTTKDKDGELVRTGNAVLKAEITSADGSRAAETEITDNKNGTYEVGYTLRSEGEYSFSLLLYGQPVRGSPFRLRAVKPSDVPQSPDDVKRRVKSPSGTAGHIRQKAVRRPSSMYSTTKKKENPIEDELIYRVGSRGREKGEFTNLQGISASSNGRVVVADSNNQCIQVFSNDGQFKMRFGVRGRSPGQLQRPTGVTVDMNGDIVVADYDNRWVSIFSPDGKFKNKIGAGRLMGPKGVAVDKNGHIITVDNKACCVFIFQSNGKLVTKFGGRGTSDRQFAEKLGPNINKSGSVFSPHFVAVNNKNEIIVTDFHNHSVKVYSADGEFLFKFGSHGEGNGQFNAPTGVAVDANGNIIVADWGNSRIQVFDSTGSFLSYINTSADPLYGPQGLALTSDGHVAVADSGNHCFKVYRYLQ; encoded by the exons ATGGAG GTCCTTCAACGAGACCCAGAGTGCTCGCGGCCAGAGGCCTGCAGTGTGTTGGAATCAGtcagtgctgcagctgcagggaAGCCGCTCTGCTGCCCAAACCACGAAGGAAAG GTGATGGAGTTCTACTGCGAGTCATGTGAGACAGCCATGTGTTTGGAGTGCACAGAGGGCGAGCACAGGGAGCACATGACTGTTCCTCTgcgggatgtggtggaacagcaCAAGGCTGCGCTGAAGACACAGCTGGATGCCATACACAGCAG GCTACCTCAGTTAACAGCAGCCATTGAGCTGGTGAGTGAGATCTCTCGACAGCTGAGTGAAAGGAAGAATGAGGCAGTAGCGGAAATTACAAGTACATTTGAAGAGCTGGAACAGGCGCTGCATCAGCGCAAGACGGCCCTCATCACAGACTTGGAGAATATCTGCAGTACCAAGCAGAAA GTCCTGCAGGCCCAGCTTTCAGCTCTCCTCCAGGGGAAGGAACATATTCAGAGCAGTTGCAGTTTTACAGAGCAAGCTCTCAGCCATGGTAGTGCTACTGAG GTGCTGCTGGTTCAGAAGCAAATGAGTGAGCGAGTAAACGCGCTGGCCAGACATGACTTCCCAGAGAAACCTCATCAGAATGCACACCTGGACTGCCAG GTGGAGACCGAGGGCCTGCGGCGCTCCATCCAGAACCTGGGTGTTCTCCTCACCACAGCAGCTGTGGCTCACACTTCCGTGGCCACAGGAGAGGGCCTCCGCCATGCAGCAACTGGGCAACACCAAACTATTACTGTGACAACAAAAGACAAA GATGGGGAGCTGGTGCGGACAGGAAACGCAGTTTTAAAAGCAGAGATAACGTCCGCTGATGGGAGCCGGGCTGCAGAGACGGAGATAACGGACAATAAGAATGGAACATACGAGGTGGGCTACACGTTACGCTCTGAGGGAGAGTACTCGTTTTCTTTGCTGCTGTACGGACAGCCGGTACGTGGCAGCCCTTTCCGACTGCGAGCAGTTAAGCCGTCAGATGTTCCGCAATCTCCAGACGATGTGAAGCGGAGGGTGAAGTCCCCCAGTGGCACGGCTGGCCACATACGGCAGAAGGCAGTGCGACGGCCTTCCAGTATGTACAGCACGACTAAGAAAAAGGAGAACCCCATTGAAGATGAGCTCATCTACAGAGTGG gttCTCGGGGTAGAGAGAAAGGCGAGTTCACAAATCTCCAGGGGATCTCAGCCTCTAGTAATGGCAGAGTGGTGGTGGCTGACAGCAACAACCAGTGCATACAG GTTTTCTCCAATGATGGCCAATTCAAGATGCGCTTTGGGGTCAGAGGTCGGTCTCCAGGGCAGCTGCAAAGACCAACGGGTGTCACTGTTGACATGAACGGTGACATTGTGGTGGCCGACTATGACAATCGGTGGGTCAGCATCTTCTCTCCTGATGGGAAGTTTAAG AATAAGATCGGTGCAGGACGGCTCATGGGTCCCAAGGGTGTGGCTGTGGATAAGAACGGACACATCATCACTGTGGACAACAAGGCTTGCTGCGTCTTCATCTTTCAATCCAATGGGAAACTTGTGACCAAGTTTGGAGGCAGAGGGACTTCTGACAGACAGTTTGCAG AAAAACTTGgcccaaacataaataaatctggCTCAGTTTTCA GCCCGCATTTTGTTGCCGTGAACAACAAGAATGAAATTATCGTGACCGATTTTCACAATCACTCTGTGAAG GTGTACAGCGCTGATGGGGAGTTCCTGTTCAAGTTCGGCTCTCATGGCGAAGGGAACGGCCAATTCAACGCTCCCACTGGCGTGGCTGTGGATGCCAATGGAAACATCATTGTAGCTGACTGGGGTAACAGCAGAATACAG GTGTTTGACAGCACAGGGTCCTTCTTATCCTACATTAACACTTCGGCAGACCCGCTGTACGGCCCCCAGGGCCTAGCGCTCACCTCAGATGGACACGTGGCTGTTGCAGACTCTGGCAATCATTGCTTTAAAGTTTACAGATATCTGCAGTAG